The following are from one region of the Colius striatus isolate bColStr4 chromosome Z, bColStr4.1.hap1, whole genome shotgun sequence genome:
- the HTR1A gene encoding 5-hydroxytryptamine receptor 1A, giving the protein MDVANNTTSPQRSPEEAGGPGVAEVTLGYQLLTSLLLGTLILCAVSGNACVIAAIALERSLQTVANYLIGSLAVTDLMVSVLVLPMAALYQVLNKWTLGQVTCDIFISLDVLCCTSSILHLCAIALDRYWAITDPIDYVNKRTPRRAAVLISLTWLIGFLISIPPMLGWRTPEDRSNPDACTISKDHGYTIYSTFGAFYIPLLLMLVLYGRIFKAARFRIRKTVKKAEKKKIADTCLTLSPVAQEKKSNGEPGKGWRRTVEPKPSVCVNGAVRQGEDGTALEIIEVQRCNSSSKTHLPLPSDACGSSPPPSFEKRNEKNTEAKRRMALSRERKTVKTLGIIMGTFILCWLPFFIVALVLPFCDRKCYMPEWLGAVINWLGYSNSLLNPVIYAYFNKDFQSAFKKIIKCKFCRQ; this is encoded by the coding sequence ATGGATGTGGCCAACAACACTACCTCCCCACAGCGCTCCCCCGAGGAGGCAGGCGGCCCCGGCGTCGCCGAGGTGACCCTGGGCTACCAGCTGCTCACCTCTCTGCTCCTGGGCACGCTCATCCTGTGCGCTGTAAGCGGCAACGCCTGCGTGATCGCGGCCATCGCCCTGGAGCGCTCCTTGCAAACAGTGGCCAACTATCTCATCGGTTCTCTGGCTGTCACCGACCTCATGGtgtctgtgctggtgctgcccaTGGCGGCCCTCTACCAGGTGCTGAACAAGTGGACGCTGGGGCAGGTCACCTGCGACATCTTCATCTCGCTGGACGTGCTGTGCTGCACCTCTTCCATCCTGCACCTGTGCGCCATCGCCTTGGACAGGTACTGGGCCATCACGGACCCCATCGACTATGTCAACAAGCGGACTCCGCGGCGGGCCGCCGTGCTCATCAGCCTGACCTGGCTCATCGGCTTCTTGATATCCATCCCGCCCATGCTGGGTTGGAGGACACCCGAGGACCGGTCGAACCCCGACGCCTGCACCATCAGCAAGGACCACGGGTACACCATCTACTCTACCTTCGGCGCCTTCTACATACCGCTTCTCCTCATGCTGGTTCTCTACGGCCGAATCTTCAAGGCGGCCCGCTTCAGGATTCGCAAGACCGTCAAGAAAGCGGAGAAGAAGAAAATCGCCGACACCTGCCTCACCCTCTCCCCGGTCGcccaggagaagaaaagcaacGGGGAGCCCGGCAAGGGCTGGCGGCGGACTGTGGAGCCCAAGCCCAGTGTCTGTGTCAACGGCGCGGTGAGGCAGGGCGAGGACGGGACCGCCCTAGAGATCATCGAGGTCCAGCGCTGCAACAGCTCCTCCAAGACTCACCTGCCGTTGCCCAGCGATGCGTGCGGCTCCTCGCCGCCCCCCTCCTTCGAGAAGCGCAACGAGAAGAACACGGAGGCCAAGCGGAGGATGGCTCTGTCCCGGGAGAGGAAGACTGTCAAGACTCTGGGCATCATAATGGGCACCTTCATCCTGTGCTGGCTGCCGTTCTTCATCGTGGCGCTAGTCTTGCCCTTTTGTGACCGTAAGTGCTACATGCCCGAGTGGCTGGGGGCAGTCATCAACTGGCTGGGCTACTCTAACTCCCTCCTCAACCCCGTCATCTATGCCTATTTCAACAAAGACTTCCAAAGTGCTTTTAAGAAAATCATCAAGTGCAAATTTTGCAGGCAATGA